One Phocaeicola dorei genomic region harbors:
- a CDS encoding phosphodiester glycosidase family protein: MKELKEIRDDQIRILGEGGTKNPLPRSVWIIILSVLGVALIGVIILYVTRQKEEVIQELKAPEPALFEPVREPEPILHKWIGEKTDSLAPGYTEIRDTLINDIPIRIFIPHNAEMSLHIGRMDKEDKSIIYAAQAADVRADNGGIVGAFVLNGEPKAWGLSKKGYCASINGKVTIGVADNTSLFEEATMHNGYFFRQYPLVKDGQVIDNEPKGKSIRRAICDRQGEIFMVETGSIESFHDFAQALADLGVDQAVYLVGSSAYGWAVDEAGATHEFGEDNYYTGRRRMPKNTSYIVWRKR; this comes from the coding sequence ATGAAAGAGCTTAAGGAAATCCGTGATGACCAAATTCGCATTCTCGGCGAAGGAGGAACAAAGAATCCTTTGCCCCGTAGTGTATGGATTATCATCCTTTCAGTTTTAGGTGTAGCATTAATCGGTGTAATTATACTCTATGTAACACGCCAAAAGGAAGAGGTTATCCAAGAATTGAAGGCTCCTGAACCCGCACTGTTCGAGCCTGTGCGAGAACCTGAACCAATACTGCATAAATGGATTGGGGAAAAGACCGATTCGCTTGCACCGGGATATACCGAAATTAGAGACACGCTTATCAATGATATCCCTATTCGTATATTCATTCCTCACAACGCCGAAATGTCGCTGCATATTGGCAGAATGGACAAAGAGGATAAAAGTATTATATACGCTGCACAAGCTGCAGATGTAAGAGCGGACAACGGCGGAATCGTTGGTGCTTTCGTACTTAATGGAGAGCCCAAGGCATGGGGACTATCAAAGAAGGGATATTGCGCTTCAATTAATGGCAAAGTGACTATCGGTGTTGCTGATAACACATCTCTCTTCGAGGAGGCTACTATGCACAACGGCTATTTCTTCCGTCAGTATCCTCTTGTTAAAGATGGTCAGGTGATTGACAACGAGCCAAAGGGAAAATCTATTCGTCGAGCAATTTGTGACCGCCAAGGAGAAATCTTTATGGTAGAGACTGGTAGTATTGAATCTTTCCACGACTTTGCACAAGCCTTGGCTGATTTAGGCGTAGACCAGGCAGTATATCTCGTCGGCTCATCTGCCTATGGTTGGGCTGTTGATGAAGCTGGCGCTACCCACGAATTCGGTGAGGATAACTACTATACAGGTCGAAGAAGAATGCCTAAGAATACAAGTTACATTGTGTGGAGAAAGAGGTAA
- a CDS encoding LytTR family transcriptional regulator DNA-binding domain-containing protein — MKKQLVISTSIDLVHIAPEKIVYIASDGNYSTLVQTDNEVRMLSYQLGQIEKMISSQLGSEGNIFIRIGKSLIINRSYIYYINIPKQKLTLSDVSSFNHSVTASKEALKQLKELLEKEVK, encoded by the coding sequence ATGAAGAAGCAATTGGTCATATCAACCTCTATTGATTTAGTTCATATAGCGCCGGAGAAAATCGTCTATATTGCATCAGACGGTAACTACTCTACGCTTGTACAAACCGACAATGAGGTTCGTATGTTGTCATACCAGTTGGGCCAGATTGAGAAAATGATCTCATCGCAGCTCGGTAGCGAGGGCAATATCTTCATTCGTATTGGAAAAAGTCTAATCATTAATCGCTCCTACATCTACTACATCAACATTCCTAAACAGAAGTTGACTCTTTCGGATGTGTCTTCATTTAATCACAGCGTTACTGCATCCAAGGAGGCGCTGAAGCAGTTGAAGGAGCTATTAGAAAAGGAGGTTAAATAA